One stretch of Priestia megaterium DNA includes these proteins:
- a CDS encoding phosphatidylglycerophosphatase A family protein: protein MEKKHTQSELEKKAREWLIERGVALTDIAELVYYLQKKYHPNLTIEDCLYNVERVISKREVQNAILTGIQLDVLTEKKVIEPPLLDILEKDEGLYGIDEILALSIVNVYGSIGFTNYGYIDKQKPGILERLNDKSTGECHTFLDDLVGAIAAAASSRLAHRAASQE from the coding sequence TTGGAGAAAAAACATACACAAAGTGAGTTAGAAAAAAAAGCAAGAGAATGGTTAATAGAACGCGGCGTGGCTCTTACAGACATTGCTGAACTGGTCTATTACTTGCAAAAAAAGTATCACCCAAACTTAACAATCGAAGACTGTTTATATAACGTTGAGCGCGTCATTTCTAAACGAGAAGTTCAAAATGCTATTTTAACGGGTATTCAATTAGATGTCCTCACGGAAAAAAAAGTTATTGAGCCGCCTCTGTTGGATATTCTTGAGAAAGACGAAGGTTTATACGGTATCGACGAGATTTTAGCATTATCGATTGTAAATGTGTACGGATCAATCGGCTTTACCAATTACGGGTATATTGATAAACAAAAGCCAGGTATTCTAGAACGATTAAACGATAAATCGACTGGAGAGTGCCATACTTTCTTAGATGATTTAGTAGGCGCAATTGCCGCCGCTGCTTCTAGCCGGTTAGCGCATCGGGCTGCCAGTCAAGAATAG
- a CDS encoding TIGR01457 family HAD-type hydrolase: MKEYKGYLIDLDGTMYKGTELIAEARDFVIKLKEKGIPYLFVTNNSTKTPDKVAEKLEAFGIPATEEQVFTTSQATANYLHERKANASAYVIGGEGIRHALLEKGFTIEEEDTDFVVVGLDQEITYEKLAKACLNVRNGAFFVSTNGDIAIPTERGLLPGNGSITSVITVSTQTNPVFIGKPESIIMEQALEVIGTPKEETIMIGDYYDTDILAGMNAGLDTLLVHTGVTTRELLEGYEKKPTYTVDSLKEWMERI, translated from the coding sequence ATGAAGGAATATAAAGGATATTTGATTGATTTAGACGGAACAATGTACAAAGGAACAGAGCTAATTGCCGAGGCACGTGATTTTGTTATTAAATTAAAGGAAAAAGGAATTCCTTATTTATTTGTAACAAACAACTCAACAAAAACGCCTGATAAAGTAGCTGAAAAGCTAGAGGCATTTGGCATTCCTGCAACAGAAGAGCAAGTTTTTACAACAAGTCAGGCAACAGCTAATTATTTGCATGAACGCAAAGCAAATGCTTCAGCTTATGTAATTGGTGGAGAAGGAATCCGACATGCGTTGCTTGAAAAAGGATTTACCATTGAAGAGGAAGATACGGATTTTGTAGTTGTTGGTTTGGATCAAGAAATTACATATGAAAAATTAGCAAAAGCATGTTTAAACGTTCGAAACGGCGCCTTTTTTGTTTCAACGAACGGAGATATTGCGATTCCTACTGAAAGAGGCCTACTGCCTGGTAATGGATCTATCACGTCCGTTATTACGGTTTCTACTCAAACAAATCCAGTATTTATTGGCAAACCAGAAAGTATTATTATGGAGCAAGCCCTTGAAGTCATCGGTACGCCAAAAGAAGAAACAATCATGATTGGTGATTATTATGATACAGATATTTTAGCAGGGATGAATGCAGGCTTAGATACATTATTAGTCCATACAGGGGTAACAACAAGAGAGTTACTAGAAGGATATGAGAAAAAGCCAACTTATACGGTAGATTCACTAAAAGAGTGGATGGAGCGAATTTAA
- a CDS encoding DUF86 domain-containing protein, producing the protein MYFVDREKIEATLGFFDEHVRLFTEHSSWNTEIEKKALERIVHLLIENVLDVGNAMIDGFIMRDPGSYDDIIDILVDEKVVKKEEETPLKEIVQLRKSLVQEYVDVNHQDIYQKVMQHKDVLAAFSERVRTYLETELGPVSAFRN; encoded by the coding sequence ATGTACTTTGTAGATCGTGAAAAAATAGAAGCCACGCTTGGTTTTTTTGATGAACATGTTCGTTTGTTCACTGAGCATTCGAGCTGGAACACAGAAATAGAGAAAAAGGCATTAGAGAGAATTGTACATCTTTTAATTGAAAACGTTTTAGATGTAGGGAATGCAATGATTGATGGATTTATTATGAGAGATCCAGGCAGTTACGACGATATCATTGACATTTTAGTTGATGAGAAAGTGGTTAAAAAAGAGGAAGAAACGCCATTAAAAGAGATCGTTCAATTGCGTAAAAGCCTTGTTCAAGAATATGTGGATGTTAATCATCAGGATATTTATCAAAAAGTGATGCAGCATAAAGACGTATTGGCAGCATTTTCAGAGCGCGTAAGGACATACCTAGAAACAGAATTAGGACCTGTGTCTGCTTTTCGTAACTAA
- a CDS encoding DUF3055 domain-containing protein: MSERFYLYDDVVSTKTRFVSFMGENQRFDLAIIQTDRYYGKQVVLDIQGGRFAIIGQDDLEEPNYLEEVFKLNNEDGQELREFLYEMI; the protein is encoded by the coding sequence ATGAGCGAACGCTTTTATCTATATGACGATGTTGTATCTACAAAGACCCGGTTTGTCAGCTTTATGGGCGAAAATCAACGATTTGATTTAGCTATTATCCAAACCGACCGTTATTATGGCAAACAAGTTGTTCTTGATATTCAAGGAGGACGTTTTGCCATTATTGGTCAAGATGACCTTGAAGAACCAAACTATCTTGAAGAAGTATTTAAATTAAACAATGAAGACGGTCAGGAACTTCGTGAATTTTTATATGAAATGATCTAA
- a CDS encoding YutD family protein: MVCINNICYEVLKDEREAFNEEAFRGRFIDVLSRYDYIVGDWGYNQLRLRGFFDDRNQKATYDTKISTLQDYLHEYCNFGCAYFVLKKVHK; the protein is encoded by the coding sequence ATGGTCTGTATCAATAATATTTGTTATGAAGTATTAAAAGATGAGCGCGAGGCATTTAATGAAGAGGCGTTTAGAGGTCGCTTTATCGATGTGCTGAGCCGCTATGACTATATTGTGGGAGATTGGGGATACAATCAGCTTCGACTGCGAGGCTTTTTTGATGACCGAAATCAAAAGGCAACGTATGATACGAAGATTAGTACGCTTCAGGACTATTTACATGAATATTGTAATTTTGGCTGTGCGTATTTTGTCTTAAAAAAAGTCCATAAGTAA
- a CDS encoding YhcN/YlaJ family sporulation lipoprotein, with protein sequence MVKKSILGIALITSILTIGCQNKNTAENENLSPNNPDAINVNEPNHYYNPNNNTGTNYGYVRYTKNTNEQNSNMNQVGTFNREEAADNISKLSTAIPNIKQAATLVTDKDVLVAYKTDAKNRNNAADQVKRTAMSVVPRYYHVYVSDNPKHMDQIENISEMNTQTNDARKRIDGVIQQMLQSPQGRKMNGGEDANGREKNELNESMTDKDMVE encoded by the coding sequence ATGGTGAAAAAATCTATTCTTGGAATCGCTTTGATAACAAGTATTTTAACCATCGGCTGTCAAAATAAAAACACAGCTGAAAATGAAAATTTATCACCAAACAACCCAGATGCCATTAATGTAAACGAGCCTAATCATTATTATAATCCAAATAATAATACCGGCACAAATTATGGATATGTCCGATACACTAAAAACACAAATGAACAAAATTCCAATATGAACCAAGTAGGAACATTTAATCGAGAAGAAGCAGCCGACAATATTAGTAAACTGAGCACCGCTATTCCAAATATTAAGCAAGCCGCTACGCTAGTAACCGATAAAGATGTGCTTGTTGCTTATAAAACAGATGCTAAAAATAGGAATAACGCAGCCGATCAGGTAAAACGTACAGCTATGTCTGTAGTTCCTCGTTATTATCATGTATACGTCTCAGATAATCCGAAACATATGGACCAAATCGAAAATATTAGTGAAATGAATACGCAAACGAATGATGCTAGAAAACGAATCGATGGAGTTATTCAACAAATGCTACAATCTCCCCAAGGGCGTAAAATGAACGGCGGAGAAGATGCAAACGGTAGAGAGAAAAACGAATTGAATGAATCGATGACGGACAAAGATATGGTGGAATAA